From the genome of Symphalangus syndactylus isolate Jambi chromosome 5, NHGRI_mSymSyn1-v2.1_pri, whole genome shotgun sequence, one region includes:
- the CLDN8 gene encoding claudin-8: protein MAIHALEIAGLFLGGVGMVGTVAVTVMPQWRVSAFIENNIVVFENFWEGLWMNCVRQANIRMQCKIYDSLLALSPDLQAARGLMCAASVMSFLAFMMAILGMKCTRCTGDNEKVKAHILLTAGIIFIITGMVVLIPVSWVANAIIRDFYNPIVNVAQKRELGEALYLGWTTALVLIVGGALFCCVFCCNEKSSSYRYSIPSHRTTQKSYHMEKKSPSVYSRSQYV, encoded by the coding sequence ATGGCAATCCATGCCTTAGAAATCGCTGGGCTGTTTCTTGGTGGTGTTGGAatggtgggcacagtggctgtcaCTGTCATGCCTCAGTGGAGAGTGTCGGCCTTCATTGAAAACAACATCGTGGTTTTTGAAAACTTCTGGGAAGGACTGTGGATGAACTGCGTGAGGCAGGCTAACATCAGGATGCAGTGCAAAATCTATGATTCCCTGCTGGCTCTTTCTCCGGATCTACAGGCAGCCAGAGGACTGATGTGTGCTGCTTCCGTGATGTCCTTCTTGGCTTTCATGATGGCCATCCTTGGCATGAAATGCACCAGGTGCACGGGGGACAATGAGAAGGTGAAGGCTCACATTCTGCTGACGGCTGgaatcatcttcatcatcacaggcatggtggtgctcatcCCTGTGAGCTGGGTTGCCAATGCCATCATCAGAGATTTCTATAACCCAATAGTGAATGTTGCCCAAAAACGTGAGCTTGGAGAAGCCCTCTACCTAGGATGGACCACGGCACTGGTGCTGATTGTTGGAGGAGCCCTgttctgttgtgttttttgttgcAACGAAAAGAGCAGTAGCTACAGATACTCGATACCTTCCCATCGCACAACCCAAAAAAGTTATCACATGGAAAAGAAGTCACCGAGCGTCTACTCCAGAAGTCAGTATGTGTAG